GCTTCTATTTACTGCAACATTCTTCCTGTGAGTTTAAAATGGTTGACACACCCTAAAACAGGTTAAATACAATTTGACATATTGACAGTAGtcaaaatacttgcttttactatgttttttagaagaaacaaaggGCACATATTACATGATAAGAGACTGAAAGACCTACCACCAGCATACTCTAGCTTATGCCAGTCTAATGACTATTTAGTTAAAACTGATGGCACCTCTGAGTGTCAGTACATCTAACAATTCTTGCTAGTCCCTGAAGAGCAGCTACTTGTATGGTATGGTCATTTTTAGAGCAGAGTGGGAGCAGCTCCACTGCTGAACCTGAGAACGTGCCTCTTCTCTCGAATTTACAGACTGAATGATAACAGCATGGCAACTGGAATCTAGACTCttaatagtaaaaacaaaacaaaaacagaattttggCCTGCATAGCCAGACAGAAAGTACCTTTTCTTACTACGTAGTTCCTTCCACTTTCAAATGAATGTTCCTTTGTATCACCCAGAACAATGACTAattcatttgtaaaacaaagGTCAGGAGGGAAGACTTAATATGCAATTTAGTGTTTCTATACAGCTCCACATAACCATTTTAGCTACAAGTATCCAAGTTATTCACAGATTAAGATAAAGCAGCAATTTTCAAGGTGTGGTCAATAGATTCCTGGTGCTACAGTGAACACTCAAAACCTGTGTATGAGGAATGGCTGCACACCAGGTACCTAGTTATGTCCACAGATTTTagatcatgtttttaaaaacccATACAGTCTTTTCCTAGTTATTACCATACAAGCAATTGTTGTGGTAACATTACAAATGATacataataaagaaaaggtCCCTGCAAGGCCTTCAGACATTTAAGAACCCTCCCACTAAGATAAACATTACATCTTACAGCTGGATTACTGCCAGAGGCAGAAAGCTGAGCAGTTACAGAAAGGACTATGGTTAAACAGGGTTGCTAAGGAATACTTCTACATAGTGAAATAAGACAAAACATGGAGAGTAAGAATTAGATTTAATGATTAAGTTATTAAGGAACCCATCACTTATACTTCTTTCTCCACCcagctcttctcttctttctcataATTAAGGGAGGCATCACACTTCAGTAATAGgtaatatatttaaacaaaaatatatgcattgCACAAGGGTAAAAGCAACactgaaattacaaaaaataatttcatgtaggaaataaaaattatgcatTAGTGGAAAACTGTAAATGGAATATTTTACtagtcaaaataaatatttaataaaaaccaCACACCCATGACAAAGTGTCGAAACAAAAGAACTTAGTATTTGGAAGCACACTGTCCACATTTCCTTGTGTTAAACATTGCTAAATTCAGTGGCTTAATTATTATCACATTGTTATAAGCAATCATTGCTTAAATCAATGTTGTGAAAAGTCATGAGGCTTAAAATAGTGTTCCAACAATAAAGCCAATTTACTATAAACAAAGAAGAACTTCCCACACAAAAGAGTCAATCCACAGTCATCCATACAAAGTTGACAAGGACTACTGCACAGCATATTGGTTGCTGTACCAAAAGTGCATTTGTCGGCATTCAATGAACtagggaaagagggaaaaaaggtggtttttgttttgtttctttcccccatatatatactttaaaaaacaaccagaTGTTTGGtagttgaagaaaaaacacgttttcttttaaagtaaagcaTAGACTAAAGATCTTACGAGCACCATAAGATTTCTATTCGGTAAAACAGTACAAACCATTAGCACTGTAAGTAAAGAACAATTAAAAGGTTATTATATCATTCCTTATTTAGAACACAATTGAAAATTTTAGTGTGCTGCTGCATCATCCTATGGTCTAACACATACATACTACAACCAGTGGCACTTTACTGACTTTGATAAGCTCTctaaacaaataacaaaaggaaaaatgcttttccacgTAGAGCAAACAAAGGTCTAGAATGATTTAAACTGTTGATgtgtaaaatggaaatgtagaaaatgttaacccaaagagatttttatgtggaaaagcagcagtgtcTGGCTTATCCTATCAGTTCAccactcatttttttcatggatTCCTTGAAAGTAGCCTTCCTGAATACTCCTGACTTACTATGATTTTTGAGTACTATTTTCTCAGTTAAGATTCTGCATTTAAGATTATTCTCAACCCATTACCCTTCAATCCCCATCCATACCCCACACCACATTTAAATTTGTACTTCTCACATAAAGCATTGTAATGACTTTCACTGCTTGCCAAATGATATGCAGtcaacattttttctatttccaatGCACTGAAACCATCTTCCAGTTGGATCACATTAAACAACTAAAAATAGTACTCCTTCCTTACTCTTTCGTGACATGATAAAGACTATTCACCATTTAATATACGTTCAATCTCTTCTAGTCTTTTCAAAGCAGcaactctctttttctcaatatctttgatttcttttgtagATTTTTTGGGAGTCTCTTTTTCCATACCGTTTTTCTCTGTTCgtttcttattttttgattGCCCTTTATTGTTACCAGCTGTTGCTTGGGatgttttctgctcattttttacgtctttcaaattttgaaatgatttttttttttcttctgcagcagtaGTTGCAGTCCCATCTGCTGGAAGCGATGACTGTTCTGTAACACTAAGTGATGCAATTTTACTTCTAACTATGTTCAGATGACGTTGAATATACTCCTCATGAGGTGCCAGAGCTAGAGTTTCAaccaaacatttttctgcttttattaagTCTCGTTCTTCAAAGTAAACAACACAAAGATTATGTTTTCCTTGTACATTGTTGGGATCCAGTTCCAAAattttttcaaagcacttttttgCTCCAGCTATATCTTTCTTTTGGTTCATAAGGATATCTCCTTTCAAAATGAGACCTTTGGTATGATCAGGATAGTATTTCAGTAGGTCTTCCAGGACAGGCAAAGCCATCAATTCTTTTGATGTCTGAGAATAAAGTAATGCCAAATTGAACAAAGCACTTCGGAAGTTGGGCTGTAACCTTATGGCTTTCTTCATCCATGCCTCTGCCTCCACATCTTTTTTGTCATCCATTGCCAGCATACCCAAATTGAAGTAGCCATTTGCGTCCTGTGGTTCTTCTTTCACATAATTTAACAGTCTTTGTTTAGCTTCAGGTCTAAGCCGAGCATCAcctaaatgacagaaaatgcatttaattataGATTtatactgaagtatttttaggCCTGGCCAGTAAAGTGCTAATtcttaaacaaattaaaatataacttcTGTGAAAGTTAAAGGTTTTacaatattactttttatttgtgcCGTGTAGCAGCaaaattaaatgacatttaCATCCTTTACAGGACAAAACTACTTACAGCTGACTTGTAGCCAAAGTCAGCATCATTATCCTATTATCTGTTAAATTATATTTAGGTTCGGTAGAACAGATACAAAAGGTGTCTCTACAAGTTTAACAGGGATTATTTTCATGTATGAGTGAGCAACTGGAATGCAGAGAAGTTGTCAGTTCTGACAAATCACCTCTCAAAACTTAGAAGACCTCATTTTGTTAAAGACATACTGAAAAGAATACTGATAGAGATTACATAGGGTGATGTCTGATTTAGCCAGGCTATAATACcttatcattattatcatttcaaaacaaaatctgtaacattttgttttgcatcaaattgtttaaaaaataaagtataaaaataatattgtctGATAATAGCAGGAATCCTAGCTTGTAATCTGTGCTACTTTAATTAGTATTTcagtgaatatattttaataacgAATTCCAGGCATAGACTTACTGAAGGATGGGGGATTAGGGACCTGATTTTAACCTCCTCCCACCTCCTGAAAGAGTACCTTCTTCCAGTATGGGGTACTCAAAAATAGACAACTAACACTTCTGCTCAATTGAAGCCCCTTGTGCTACTTCAGACAAGAAACAAGGCGTTTCTTGTACTACCTAACTTACAATGTGGCAAGAGATGAAGAGCAAGAACAATCCATTTGGATCAGCTCCAATCAACTCTATTATCTCTTGTTGGGATGGTAAATTACCCTAcgaaaaagggaaacaaacctTACTTGTCACTTCCTAATTATGTTTTGCAACAGTTTTTATATGGCGACAGCCATATTTACCCATACAGACAGAAGCtaaacatacaaaaaacaaattcaTGAAAATCCAATTTGATTCATActaatcagaaatatttcagaggaaaCTGAAAACATTCACATTTCCCAAGACTAGATTTAAAACCCAGATAAGTCAATGATTTTTAATTGATGAGGAAAGGACGAAATcaatataaatgcaaaacattagTATAATACatacttcacttttttattatatagGTACAATTTTGACGAAGAGTTTTGTGTAACCCcctattttttatatgtataagATGTTCTAttgtaaaatagttttaaaggtGCTAATCAGCTAAGGTATATGTACAATCTGTACAAATTCCAAGCACTATCAATAAACGACGAAGATGACTATTACAATAAACAGTTTCTTTGATGATGCTACAAACTTccacttttcaaaaataaatcagttcattaaaaaaagaggtGATATGCATCctataaatacataatatttatataaggAATAACTAACATACCAGATTCCTGCATTAGCAGGGCTGAGTTGAACAGTGCCAATTTATGTGTTGGGTTGAGTTCTAGTGCTCGATTAAAATTCTTCAGGGCTTCTGTTGGATCTTTCAGTTCAATGTAAACAATTGCCAAGTTGTACCACAGGTCTGCGTTGGTTCTGTCTAGTTCTAGAGCTCTAAGGTAAGCTTCCTTAGCTTTCAGAggcttgttcatttttaaaagtaattctcCCCTGTTGaagaataaatttaatattcAGAAATTTTACTCATAGAAGTACAAAAATAGttaacatttttctgcctttttaaaaaagaaattaatcttCCTATAGAAAGTAGATGTGAAATACTAGTAatactagttttgttttgttttaaacacaagaaAGCACAGGATTGTGATTATGTAACATCCCCCAAAGCTTTCAGCTCTGAGAAGTTTACATACAGGAGATGTATAAGCAGAACAAAAGAACCCACATACATGAGTTATCATGGACTCCTGATATTGGCTGTGTAATTACACTGCAAAAGCTGGAGTCTACACACCTCTGCACCTCCCTAAGTCCCAGGAAGAATCACAACTAACAGAACAATGGACAGAAGCCTCAAAACCCACAGTCATTTAGCCACCCATTTATGTGCTTcccatttcttgctttttctgaaccattttcaacaaaagaacaaagaaaaactccATTATTCAGAGTAATCAGAAGTGTTTTAGTTCAAAACTAAACAAGATTAGAAATCTGAGTATGTTATTCAGAAAGATGTCTAATGGAAGCATCTACCTATACAATGTTCAAATACACAGACTATGTGGAAACGCACTGAAGTAGGAATGTGTAAGAACAAGACTTGCcataaatgatttattattgCCCCAAATTTTCAtcttatatgaaaataaatcatttccaGAAGCTAATGCAATTGTATGAACTAAACAGTGTTCACAGCACTGCAAATACACAAATGTACATTCAAGAATATGTATCtctaaaattagaaaatacCTGCTGATGTAAGCTTGCTTGAAATCTGGCCTCATACTAATTGCTTGTCGATATAATTGATCTGCTTCTTCAAGGCGAGATTCATTTGCTCGAATTAAGTTTGCAAGGTTAATATAAACATTCAGGTGGTTAGGAGCAACTCTTGCTGCATACTTTTTACCTGGAATAATCTGCCAGAAATAATAtatgtaccaaaaaaaaaaaaaaaagagtaaaaatatgaaagaaaatcagtacAGAACTACTCTTCAGCCTGCTGCATTTGTTTTAGGGTACTACTGGACAGTCTACAGCCACTTAACAAATAGCAGCTCttcctccaagaaaaaaaaaatcataaaaacataacaaaatattttgtcttcttaaTTCTATGAACATGTGGAAAATCACCCacgtgaaaaaaaaaggatacaaaaGTTATCAATTAAGCTGTTACTACTTAACTTGCCTCATGCAAATGGCCATTAACAACCATCCAGATCTTGTAAAACTTTCCCCATTCATACAAAGAGTATTTCTTAAAGCTTAAAATGACATTCTATCAGacaatccttttttttaaaccctttaGTTCAGTGTAAGCACAATTTTACCATCCACTTACAGAGCAGATGAAAAATTTacatgaaagatgaaaatgctATGGAATTATAACCAATGTACTGTCTACTAGAATCTTCATACTGTTTCATGGTGCAAGCTTTTTAATGTTATACTCAAGGGATTTTTCTTGTCAGTCTCATTTTGCCCTTAATGTTTGTTACCTTGCCCCAGAAATATTGCTCTTCTCTTAAACAGCTAAAGTAATACTTACTAGGTATAAATACAACTTTACAAATGGTAAAGGTAATAGAGGacagttttttaaaagtattttcaaattattatttttttgtcacGGCTGCAACTGCCTTCTCCCACCTCCAACACTGCATTTAAGACTTCTGTGGGCTCAGAAACTGATCATCATCAATTATCTGGATATTAAAGTAAACCCACTGTGATTAGAAACTGTAAGTGCACATTGGTAActtgattattattttgtatcCTCAATTTGAGCcataaaataatctaaaacaatattaaaagtaacttaaaatattttttagcaaAGAAGGTCCAAGCATGTTTTAAAGAGCTACGATTGCGTGTCACCTTTTCTTTTAAGAGATAACtttggggggaaggaggggagagagcaTATAGCAACATGCAGcttcaacaaaaaaataagaaagttgtATCAAGAATATAAGGTCTGAAAGAGTTCCCTCCTATGGTGGTAGTTTCTAATTACCTGTGGCATCAATGATTTAGCAATCATATATGATTCTTCGGCttctttagttttgtttaaGTTTTTGTAAGTTCTTCCTACATTCATGTGGGCACCAATATCATCTTAACAAAGAAAAGAGTGAAACTTCAAATACTTCATGCACTGAGTATCACAAAAAATATCTATGCTTGAGAGCTGCATTAAATACAGGTACTGCATAAagactagcaaaaaaaaaatatttttcacatgaatTATGAAGCTAATAATTTAACCGTAAACCAAAAGATGTGTCATAAAGTTACTTGGGAAAAGGTCAAAAATTGTAGGTAAATTTTCCATGTATATGTCTAATCTCTTGCTATAGTAGAGGCACATAAATTGAAAGTTATTTACTAggtttctaaaaagaaaaaggaaaggttgTCCAGTACTACCTAGAAATTCTTTTGCAACAGTATGCAAAAGAGAATAAATGTGCTCTTGGATACATCCTAGATATCTTTTTCATACTCTTCCTTAGTATTaagtaagaaaattaaatataaataatagttATACTTCAAAAGGAATTACAGGTTGGATGATGATATTTTTGAATGAACTgaaataatggctttaaatgaaaagtatATGCATCTTTCTATAGAAAGAAACtttcactgaagattttttGGGGGAGGAGCTTATTAACTTGTAATACTAACTCATCAATATATTCATCACACTGAAAAACCACATATCATTTAACCGGCCTTGTTAGCTGTTCAGTTGGTGAAAAACTGGTAATTCAGAATGTTTTGTTATGTAAGCTAAGCATCCTGACATATTAGGAGCAGGGAGAAGCCATTCAGTGGCAGCTAGTCAGAGGTTTTACCTGGTTGCACTTGGGTGGCTTGTATAAAGAATTGCAAAGctctttcaaaattcttttcattttctaaggCATGCCCCACATTGTTCCATAGTTTTGCGTTGTTCTTATTCacctaaaaacaacaacaaaaagatatcAATATATAACGTATTAAGctgcatttgattttcttacaacTAAATCTTGAAGTtggaaaaacacaaagcataTGAAAGATGAAGTTCCTATGtgtaaagaacaacaaaacagcacatACAGAACAATTACATTGAACTTCCTGCTCAACATCCATTTATTCTAGTCATTAGTACCTAAAAATTCCagggattttaaaatgtaattatcaaAAAATGAATAGATGGTTGTTCAAACTATCATATCACGCCATATgtacatttaaagaaacaattttatgCAAACCTTTTGTAGATTTTGTATTCAAACATATTGTGTTTACCTTCAGTTAAGAGAATACATTCAACTGTTTTaacacattaagaaaaaattctCGTTTCTTGTGCATGAATTCCCATGTGTGCATCACACTGCTTATAAAGCATTCCCAAAAGCTACTAATTAGATACTGTCAACATAGAAATAAAAGTGGCAAAACAAGCATAAAATTTCTCTCCATTCTTATCATGCTCTAATGCAGTCAACGTTTTTTTAGAACAGCAACACAATTTTCCATTATCCCTTTCAAATAAGATACAGTACCTTTAAAGCTGACATAAACAATGTGTATTCTGATTCCCAGTCCCAGTTTCTGTGCAGTGTTTTTAAAGCGTGCGTGAATAGTACCACAGCCAAACAAACCCAAGAAATTTTTCTTAGtacactattaaaaataaaaaataaaagatttgttaaaagcacacaaacatttcttatgtatactaaataaaatatctcCTATCCTAGGAGGCAAAAAACGTGCAGAACATATTTGTGAATGGTATATTCCAACTTGCCTGAACATTAGTTGTAGCAGtccaaaatttaaaaggaatcTAATGTCTAATTTCAAGTTATTCacctgtttgtctttttttttattttgcgTCACTATGCAATCtgcttaataaaaacaaatgcaatccACATAATATaatgtgaaacaaaaatgtaggaaaactacttttgcttttcagacCTTATCTGTAATCTTAGACAATGAACATGATCACGATGTCCAACAGTGAAGTTCTTCAAAACACTGTATAAAATGTAATAGCTTCAAAAATGAAACGAGAAAAACTAACATGTCATCCTATCCTTTCATTTAGTATCAGGTGATTCTGCACAAGTTCTTTACTGAATGCATTACCAACCTTTCCCACACTGTAGCATAACTCTTATCAGAGAGGTATGCTGTGGAGACCACCCAATGCTCCTTAAGTAAACACAATGCAACGGTAGTACCTTAGTAGGAGAAAGGTTCAGTGCCTCTTGAACagcttatattttattttaaaagctgcagatCAGGAGCACAAATCACACTCTATGGCCAGCTTGTCAGCAACAATCTTCTAgattttctgcagtttattttctggAGTTTGAATATCGCTTGGTTTAACTACACCAGatataaaacaaactttaaCAGAATGACCATTTGGTCTCTGAATTCAGATCTATATGTGAAAAACACCATAAAGATCTAGTAGTCTTCCTCCAATTATGAACATGACTTtgttaaaaagctttaaaaatatcattctgCAGTAGACATAACTATCCACCTTTGCCAGCTACTTCTTGGTTTAGCTGTTCACATTCCCGTGTACTTCACAGGGgttt
The nucleotide sequence above comes from Oxyura jamaicensis isolate SHBP4307 breed ruddy duck chromosome 1, BPBGC_Ojam_1.0, whole genome shotgun sequence. Encoded proteins:
- the TMTC3 gene encoding protein O-mannosyl-transferase TMTC3; the encoded protein is MADVSLKEVALIVGVVAACYWNSLFCGFVFDDVSAILDNKDLHPSTPLKNLFQNDFWGTPMSEERSHKSYRPLTVLTFRLNYLFSELNAVSYHFLNLIFHAVVCVVFLKVCKLFLDNRSSVVASLLFAVHPIHTEAVTGVVGRAELLSSIFFLAAFLSYTKSKGPDNTIVWTPIAVTVFLVAVATLCKEQGITVVGICCVYEVFIAQGYTLPVLLDTAVQILRGKGSIPFSMLQTLLKLIVLMFSTLLLVVVRVQVIQSQLPVFTRFDNPAAVSPSPARQLTFNYLLPVNAWLLLNPSELCCDWTMGTIPLVESLLDVRNVATLTFFCFLGSLVVFSLRYPGDSSKTVLMALCLIVLPFIPASNLFFPVGFVVAERVLYVPSMGFCILVAHGWKKLSNKSVLRKISWVCLAVVLFTHALKTLHRNWDWESEYTLFMSALKVNKNNAKLWNNVGHALENEKNFERALQFFIQATQVQPDDIGAHMNVGRTYKNLNKTKEAEESYMIAKSLMPQIIPGKKYAARVAPNHLNVYINLANLIRANESRLEEADQLYRQAISMRPDFKQAYISRGELLLKMNKPLKAKEAYLRALELDRTNADLWYNLAIVYIELKDPTEALKNFNRALELNPTHKLALFNSALLMQESGDARLRPEAKQRLLNYVKEEPQDANGYFNLGMLAMDDKKDVEAEAWMKKAIRLQPNFRSALFNLALLYSQTSKELMALPVLEDLLKYYPDHTKGLILKGDILMNQKKDIAGAKKCFEKILELDPNNVQGKHNLCVVYFEERDLIKAEKCLVETLALAPHEEYIQRHLNIVRSKIASLSVTEQSSLPADGTATTAAEEKKKSFQNLKDVKNEQKTSQATAGNNKGQSKNKKRTEKNGMEKETPKKSTKEIKDIEKKRVAALKRLEEIERILNGE